In Egibacteraceae bacterium, the following proteins share a genomic window:
- a CDS encoding M23 family metallopeptidase, with amino-acid sequence GGGGGGGPPATRASRSAAAPPPASAPPPPPQQATASGWHRPSDGRFSSGYGMRRHPIYGTGRMHTGVDFGSPSGAPIYAATGGTVISAGWRGGYGLAVVVDHGNGVATLYAHSSQVLVSPGQRVGRGQVIARIGSTGQSTGPHLHFEVRVHGQHRDPMPYLR; translated from the coding sequence TGGGGGGGGGGGGGGGGGGGGGCCCCCCCGCGACGCGCGCCAGCCGGTCCGCGGCGGCGCCGCCTCCGGCCAGCGCACCGCCGCCGCCACCGCAGCAGGCCACGGCGTCGGGGTGGCACCGACCCTCCGACGGGCGGTTCTCCAGCGGCTACGGCATGCGCCGCCACCCGATCTACGGCACCGGCCGCATGCACACCGGCGTGGACTTCGGCTCCCCCTCCGGCGCCCCGATCTACGCGGCGACGGGCGGCACGGTCATCTCGGCGGGGTGGCGCGGCGGCTATGGCCTCGCGGTCGTCGTCGACCACGGCAACGGCGTGGCCACCCTCTACGCCCACTCGTCGCAGGTCCTTGTGTCGCCCGGCCAACGGGTCGGCCGCGGCCAGGTCATCGCCCGGATCGGCTCGACCGGGCAGAGCACCGGGCCCCACCTGCACTTCGAGGTGC